agcaCAAAAAGATACaatgaaactggaaataacattaaatagataataaaagtCATTACATCAAAAGAGTTTGGTAGAAAACTCCAAACAATGGGGTGGTTTAACCTTTCATTGTCATGAAAGGTTTAACTATACAAAAAGGAATGAAAGTGTATGGAGGAATGAAAGGAAGTGGTTGTGGAGGTAGGCAATGGCTCCCAATGgattttttccccttctccaaGCTCTAGGTTTTCTTTCTCGTCAAAATTTAGAAGTGTCTCATTTTTCCCTCTTGTTTCTCACTTAAACATCACTTTGCTATGAGTTTTCGTGATTTCGTGCTAAGCACGTCTTCACGTGACTTCAGGTTCTCCAAGCAACTTCCTCATGCTAAGCGGGATCTTCCCGCTAAGCAGATTCAACGCCTTGGGTGCTAAGCGAAAATCTTCAGGTCTCAACTTCTCTTCCAATCCCTTATCTGTGTTTCTTCAAAACAAATACCACCAAAAGAGTATAACTCTAATAGTTTAAGCATTTACTACACAAAAACTCATAGGATGCCAAAATTTCATTGAATCACacaaaaagaagagataaaAGAGGAGAAAATTGATAGCTCTTATATgtcttaataacaaaatatacttATACACATAAGTTataacacaactaaattatttttttgcaagAGTTTTAACAAccgcaataattttaaataaaacatttctCCAATGTTTCCTATCTCTATTTATTTGTTCTTGAACATGTTTgtctattgttttattttttagtaaccTTGTTTCTAAGTCAATCCATAAACTCATAAACAATGTACTCTTTACTTAGCTCATGATTCCTCAAggaaaattaatatttcttcAATCCCCACTATCTTCATTAGCTAATTAAGTTGTACTAggaacaaaattaaacaatttacaATAGAAACAAAAGACTTTATCCAAATTTTGAGAATAAATTAACCATCTTCTTTCATGTTATTCACCATTAgacaacttctaaatgtaaaatgatgaagaaaagtGCCTTTAAAATTCATCCTtaggaaaatatatattagtaattttaatagggcatttttttactaataaaccTCTCAAACTTGTACTAGTAGTTATCCTTTGGCTTtgatcatatataattttaatagttgtttttttaatttattattttcttcttctttttaattttgagtttggGAATCAATATAATATTGTTCATTAACTAATAATATTTCTTCACTATCTTCATTTTCATCAATTACTACATTGTTAATTTGTCCATTAACTAAtatttcttctctattttcattttcatcaatttttacACTGTTAACTTGTTCATTCAACGAGCAATTacctatatttttaaatttatttttatctgttttGATAAATCCATCTAGAACCTCTTTTGTGATTCAATTAaaacatcaacttttttttaagttttgaataacaagattcaaatttttgagttgacattttgaaataaagcaaCTAatgtataagaaataaataaaaattataaattaggattatgaaaaaaaatggtagaaCAATAAAACCTGATTGCCAACTTGCAAATGAATTTCTTTATATACTTTGTTGAATTGAGATACTTCACCACAATGCTCTCAGAACTTTGAAACCAATAAatgtaaaactaaaatattttagaatttcaagaaattatacaaaaataatactaGAATTgaaatatagaaaaattataaaaattacaactgtatttcaaaaagcaaaaaacgcataaaatattcaaatgatttgCCAAATGGATAGAAGAATTAGTAAAATAACATATGTAATACCTTACATGTGAATCGAAATAAGAGATTAAAGCCAAGCCACAAATCAAAAGCAAAACaagaaatattgaaaaaaaatcaataaacatACTTAATCAAATGACAATACATGAAGAATAATctataagaaaaaagaatcacagaGAGTATAAATGAGAATGAAAGtgatatttaaactaaattggGAGAGAATAGAGAGTGCATTTTGTATTATTGTtagaaatgagaaaaaataagaaaaaagattttagattaattttaatgaaagttGATATATATTCAGAATGAGAGACTTTTGATATAACCAATCAAGAGACgaactaattaataaaaaaattaatgattaattaattttaagtaaaaactaAACAATACAATTATGGGtcgtataaaaaatttaaattatatttttttatattatttttttgaatattataagaaaatatgagtcttataattattaatatatattttttaagcctAATTTTTTTGAAGGCCTAagtaagaattttaatttttttatgcatggACCGACCTTGCTTTTTGACAGTTTTTTTTTACCGTcagatataatttatatattaaaatatatttgcgattataaattttagttatataaataaatacttatattgtatattttagTTAATGGATAACCTTTTTTCTAATCGTGATATAGTattagtatgaaaatatttacaagAATCACGTCAGACATCATAAACACACACTATGAATATTATTCATTTGAACATAATTTATTTCTGATAGTAAAAATTGGAAATCCTGTACCATTTACCCTACTCCTGGATGCCCGGTGCTTGGAAGAATAGCTGGTAGTGCTAGTTTACGTAACAGTCACAGTAGTTGATAAAAACAGAGCACGTGAGCTCAGCCTCAATGGTGGCGCGATCAATAGTCATAGTCATCATCATCAAGGCACGCGCCATACCCTTCCATTTCTCTCTTTGTCGTCGTAGCAAAAGACGCCACAAAACAAAGCCGTTACAATTTTGGTCACTCTTTAGTCTTTTCTCCACCCATCCTTGTCCTGGCTGGCCAACATGTATATAACAACGGCCTCTTCGCTCCTCAGAGCAACCAGGCCTAAACTCTTCTTTCCCTCTCCTTCTAGAAACTTCGCTTCTTTCACTCCCTGCACTTCTTCCTTCTCCGCCACCGCTCGTTCCCTCCTCTGCTCCGTTCCGCGGTGGAGCCACCGCCTCCATTCCGCCTCTCCGCTCACTCCCCGTCCTCGGATCAGCGCCGTCGCCACCATGGGTGCTTCCCTCCTCCTTTCTCTCTCGTAGCGTTTCTTTTTTTGACCtcatattttgttgttcatTTCTCCAATTCCGTTTTTGAATTTCGCATTTTCGTTTCCATTTTTTGTATTCTGTTTAGCTTTCCTACACGAGTATGTGTTGATTGTTgtagtgatatttttttatttcagttttttttaaaaagaataaataatatgagaaaataaactCTGCATCTtcagagtaatttttttttccctctaaaCCGTCATCTAATCATACACTGTCATATATTTCTTTTGGTAACCACCGTAATACAGTGTCatatatgataagatatttgacttttataaaaattaccgataattttttattgatcagTGTTAAAAACTTTTCATCCGAGAGTGTAGGTCTATGTTTTGGTAACGAgagtaaaagaaagaaacaacaaAAGGAGATTAATGTATCACGTTTGGTTGGGGGAGTAGTGTAATTTGCATTATCTTGCTGTCATTGTgtgaatttatatttatgatgCGCGTATGTTTATAATGTCTAGTGCTGAATTTTGTGTTCTGATTATTGTTCATTTCAGCCAATGAAAATCCTTTCAAGGGAAACTTGACCAGTCTCCCAAAGCCTGGTGGCGGCGAGTTTGGAAAGTTCTACAGTCTTCCTTCTCTCAATGATCCGAGAATTGGTAATTTGCTAACTTGGGTTACCTGGTTTTGTTCATGGTTTGAATCATGTTATTTGTTAAATGTGATGGAGTCTTGattaaaatacatgatgttggtactttcatttttgttttatcttgtGTCCTGTGTGACACTTTTGTTACTTATGGTATCAACTTTATGCCTGTATAACAGACAGGTTGCCATACTCCATCAGGATTCTCCTTGAATCTGCCATTCGTAATTGTGAcaattttcaagtaaaaaaagaagatgTTGAGAAGATCCTTGACTGGGAAAACAATTCTACAAAGCAAGTTGAGATTCCATTCAAGCCCGCCCGTGTTCTCTTGCAGGTATCTTGCTAACATCTGGAACCTGGATACAGTGAAATAACTGTGTAGGGATGGGTGATACTCAGTAATATGTTGttcttttgaactttttttctcTGCACAGGATTTTACTGGAGTTCCTGCTGTTGTTGACCTGGCTTGCATGCGTGATGCTATGAATAAGCTTGGAAGTGATTCAAATAAGATCAACCCTCTGGTATGCATCTTTCTTATTACACTAGCATGTGCTTTTGTTCTGTATAAATTCATTGATCACAATCACcaagagatttcaaatttttaactcTACATCAGGGAGTGATACATGtactttgaagtttgaactcGCAATTCCTTCTGTAATATTACTTCTTATTTGTTATGCAcagtaaaaaaagttttaaatgtccttcatttaagaaaaaatagctTTTATCTAGAATTAACCATTTGTGCTATCTTTACCATATAGCTGCTAAAACTTCTGCAGTTGATAGTAtctgaaaaatattttccaatatATTTAGTTTCcctagtttatttttattttggtggaATTTGGCAATCTTTTAAATAAGGGTCAGAACCAATCAAGATAGAACTAGTATCTTAAATGttcaaataatacttatatatgtcTAAAATTTGCTTAATTTTAATGACAAATGTTGTCTGGTGAATCATTTTTGAAATTATAGATATTTGAGGGAGAATAGGAGACTAGTGGGGAAAActtcatttaaataaaacgtGACGGAAATTCTTCTAAACTAGTTTGACTTAAAAGTACTTCAAAGGTTGAGTGACTACCCACACAAAATTTGTCAACTAACTCCTTTTTCTATGTAGTTATTGGGTTTTTGGAGTTTGAGTAAACACTGTATTagacatatttttcttatatttgatgcTTGTTAGAAGTGGCCCTAACTTCTAAGCTATAATTGTGGACAGGTTCCTGTGGATCTTGTCATTGATCATTCAGTTCAAGTTGACGTTACAAGGTCAGATAATGCAGTGCAGGCCAATATGGAGCTTGAATTTCAGAGAAACAAGGAGAGGTTTGCTTTTCTTAAATGGGGGTCAACTGCATTCCGTAACATGCTTGTTGTTCCTCCCGGTTCTGGTATAGTACATCAGGTAAGTTTGGAAACAAAGATGCAAAATGATTTCATGGAATTTAATTgttctttttatcattaatgTTGGGGACTTGTAGTTTGATGTCTTGAATTCCAGGTCAATCTTGAATATCTTGGAAGGGTTGTATTCAACAATGAGGGCCTACTCTATCCTGACAGTGTGGTTGGGACTGATTCACATACCACTATGATAGATGGGCTTGGTGTTGCTGGATGGGGAGTTGGAGGTATTGAAGCTGAGGCAGCAATGCTTGGTCAGGTAAATTACCTTGTGATCTTGTTATATAAACATGTAATGCCATGAATGTCAATCTTAATTCTATTCAAAACACTACTGATTAATGAATTTTGATGGCGCACATGACTCGGTAGAagtgtttatttatttgctttatCTTGAAGTGTGATGATTGCTTTGCTGTGTGTGCAATGATACTTAACAGCCTTTGAGCATGGTTTTGCCCGGTGTTGTTGGGTTCAAGTTATCTGGAAAACTACGCAATGGTGTTACAGCAACAGACTTAGTTCTAACTGTGACTCAAATTCTCAGAAAGCATGGTGTTGTGGggaaatttgttgaattttatgGTAATTAAGTTCTCTTGAGGTCTACTGTTGcataaatttttcttctttttttaaaattacagtGATTGTCCTTGCTGATTAACagttatttattttgttctctAGGTGATGGTATGGGTGAATTATCTTTGGCTGACAGGGCCACTATTGCCAATATGTCTCCTGAATATGGTGCCACCATGGGCTTCTTCCCTGTGGATCATGTTACACTACAATATCTCAAGTTAACAGGAAGAAGTGATGAGATTGTCAGTGCCATATATCAAACTCATTTACTATGTTCTGATGTGAAGTGTGCTTATAGATCTATTCATCTTCATTTTGTCTGGTTACAGGTGGCCATGATAGAGTCTTATCTCAGGGAAAACAAACTGTTTGTTGACTATAATGAGGTAGCATTAATAGAATGCCATTGCCCCATACACTTATCCTTTTTAACAAAATGACATATGCATACATGCATATTGGAGGTATAGAAtgctaatttattttcaataaattcagCCGCAACAAGACAGAGTGTATTCATCGTATCTTGAATTAAACCTTTCCGATGTTGAACCGTGTATTTCAGGACCAAAGAGGTAAGATCCTATATCTTTCATGTGTTGCCCTGTATTGCAATGTAGGTTTTATTTCAACTTTTATCCTATTAACAATGTAATAATTCATATTAAATGATGTTCTTTGTAGACCCCATGATCGGGTACCTTTGAAAGAAATGAAGGCCGATTGGCATGCTTGTCTTGATAACAAAGTTGGGTTTAAGGTTAGTAATACTGTGATATTCAAAAaccttattttttatgttttggtcttataagaagaaaaaatgtttttgtagTCTGTTAAATTAAGTGTTGATAGTTGTAAGCAGAATTGCTATTTCCTACATATTTGTTTTTGTGATAAAATGCTAATTGGGTTCTAAGTCTCACTTTCAGTATTTGTCTGCTGTAATGGACAAACTAATAGCATTGCTTCATTGTCTATGGTTGCTTACCTAGATTTTCATAGTTGAAATTGTTACTTCTGATACAAATTGGTTTTCTCACACAAACTTAAATCATTCtgttaaaataactaaaaccaTCAAACCTCgacactttttttaattgtttaatgtAGACAGTAGACCTTCAACTTGCAGATTCAATGCCATTTGCCAAAATCTTTAGAATATACATGgtctatttttataatgtttCATCAACTTACTTAATGCCTGAAACAGCAACGCTATCTTACTAATATAGTTGGTGTTCATCAACATCAGTTCTATTCCATTCACATGTTCATTATATTTATCAACTTTTGGTGGCTCTCACTAGCTTGAGCACCAAGCTATTAGTGACCACTTATGCATGATATGTTTTCTGGCCTTTGAAAAAgtcaagactctcattcattcTTATCCATGACTCATGTTCCTATTTTTGTGAGACTTTGTTCTGGGGACCTTAACAGCAGCAATGATGTCAAAGCCTCTATTTGGTTTTatgtatgctttctttcttATCCTGTGAGTGAGTGTTTGGGAGATCCATGTAAATGGCTGGAGGGGAATCTCCCACAGTATAAgacattttttcttcattgtaATTGAATATGC
Above is a window of Glycine soja cultivar W05 chromosome 12, ASM419377v2, whole genome shotgun sequence DNA encoding:
- the LOC114380291 gene encoding aconitate hydratase, cytoplasmic-like isoform X2; translated protein: MYITTASSLLRATRPKLFFPSPSRNFASFTPCTSSFSATARSLLCSVPRWSHRLHSASPLTPRPRISAVATMANENPFKGNLTSLPKPGGGEFGKFYSLPSLNDPRIDRLPYSIRILLESAIRNCDNFQVKKEDVEKILDWENNSTKQVEIPFKPARVLLQDFTGVPAVVDLACMRDAMNKLGSDSNKINPLVPVDLVIDHSVQVDVTRSDNAVQANMELEFQRNKERFAFLKWGSTAFRNMLVVPPGSGIVHQVNLEYLGRVVFNNEGLLYPDSVVGTDSHTTMIDGLGVAGWGVGGIEAEAAMLGQPLSMVLPGVVGFKLSGKLRNGVTATDLVLTVTQILRKHGVVGKFVEFYGDGMGELSLADRATIANMSPEYGATMGFFPVDHVTLQYLKLTGRSDEIVAMIESYLRENKLFVDYNEPQQDRVYSSYLELNLSDVEPCISGPKRPHDRVPLKEMKADWHACLDNKVGFKGFAIPKEAQGKVAKFDFHGQPAELKHGSVVIAAITSCTNTSNPSVMLGAGLVAKKAHELGLQVNPWVKTSLAPGSGVVTKYLLQSGLQKYLNEQGFHIVGFGCTTCIGNSGELEESVASAISENDIVAAAVLSGNRNFEGRVHALTRANYLASPPLVVAYALAGTVDIDFEKEPIGTGKDGKNVYLRDIWPSTEEIAKVVQSSVLPEMFRSTYEAITKGNPMWNQLQVPADTLYSWDPDSTYIHEPPYFKSMTMDPPGPHGVKDAYCLLNFGDSITTDHISPAGSIHKDSPAAKYLVEHGVERKDFNSYGSRRGNDEVMARGTFANIRLVNKLLNGEVGPKTIHIPTGEKLYVFDAATRFRECLYDKISSKCYICNISVYFPLCINYRVLFVQIDNTKGM